TGCAAAAAGTGCTGTTGAAATAATCAAATACATCCAGAACCCGAATGTTAAATTTCCTTGAGATGCCCCTGTTACTACAGCCAAGACAAGCATTGCCAGGCTATCCGTTAATAAAGTACCGCCAATTGCTGTCGTTACTGCTTTATTTTTTGTAACCCCGCGACGGCTCACAGCAGGAAAACCAAGCAACGTATGTGAAGATAGGATTGTACCGAATAAAATTGCCGGAAGTACACCGAGATCGAGCCATAATCCTACGATTATTCCAAGAATAAAAGGAAGCCCGAAGGAAAGTAATCCAAAGACAATACTGCGGTTCCGGTACTTTTTAAAACCGTCAAAGTCCAGCTCCAGTCCTGCTATAAACATAATAAACAATAAACCGACTGTTCCAAGCAGTTCAATTGTCGAATCGCGCGCTAATATTCCTAACCCATTTGGTCCGACGATAATTCCCGCTACAATTGGTCCGATAATGGCAGGCATCCTTAATTTTCCCATTAGTATAGGAAAGAACAAAAAAATTAACACAGCTTAACCGAATATGAGAACTGGCCCTTGCAATGGGAATTGCATCATCATTCCAACCTCACTTTCTTTTAGCACTTACTTTAATTCGTATGTTGGATAGTTTTTTATGAATCAATAATGTACTATATTTGAATTAAAAGTTCTAGTCTTATAAAGTATTTGAAATCACTTGATAATTTAAACAAAAGATAACAGCTATATTGGTTGGAAACTTTACACGTTTTTCTCGCCATCCAAGAATTTAATTCACCACGCTGTCCACTTTACATCAAATCCAGCCTACATAAGGTGTAAAGGGAGGGAATTTTGATGACAAATTACTTAGCACAATATGCGTATTTCACAAATGAATTTGACTTAGACAAGGCACTTTCTTGTCACAAGGAAGACCATTGGCGGGCGATGAACCATTCAGACCGTGATGTATTGAACGTTATTTACCACTATTCCGTTGAATTCGGAGTAGCTCATTTAAAACATGATACGATTGCTGCAGCAATTGGAAAATCTAACGTTACAGTTCGCCGAGCAATTCGGAAACTGGTGAAGCTTGGCATCATCGATCGTGTTCATTACATTCGGCCATTGATGAACGGACTCGGAGGGAATATTTATGCGATTAGACCAAGCTAAGATTCATCGAAACTAGAAACGCCCCCAGGAAGACAAGATTAGCTAATTAGCCCATATGCCACAAAAAAACGACCTCATCCTAAGATGAAGTCGTTTTTGCTTTTAATTATTACCATTCAAAAATGAATGGAGACGGCGGGAGTCGAACCCGCGTCCAGAGGCTCATATACTCGAGCGTCTACGCGTATAGTTTGCCAATTAGGTTTCGCGCATCATTTTGCCGGCAAACTAGGCGGCCTGTGCGCTATCCTGCGAATCTCTTACGTCTGCCTCAGGAGGCAACAGCCGTCGTATCCCACTTAAGTTGAGCCTTACAATGCCACATGGGCGATGGAACTGCAAGGCAGATTCAACAGCTTATGCTGCGAATGCTAGGTTGTTGTTTGTTTTGCCTGTTATTATAAATGCCGTTTCTGACGGAGCCGAGCCCTCCGACGCGCAACTCAAGCTCAGACCACCCCTGTCGAATCCGTAACGTCCCCGAAAGGATGTCAGGATAACCGGTTAAGGTTTCTGAACTACTAATACAATACATAGTATAGCTTATTTTCTAGCAAAAGTCAATATTGCTGGCTCTCTTTCAGCGCACGAGCGACGTCCCGCTTCGCTTCTTTCTGCTTAAGGTCTTCTCGTCTGTCGTAATGTTTCTTACCTTTACCAACGCCTACCAGGACCTTCGCGAACCCATTTTTCAAGTGAATCTGTATAGGAACGATTGTATAACCTTGTTGCCCTGTTTTTCCGATCAACTGGTTGATTTGCCTTCTATGAAGGAGAAGCTTTCGAGTTCGTACGGGATCATGATTAAACCGATTTCCTTGATCGTAAGGACTAATATGCATATTCACGATCCAAGCTTCATTATTACGAATTTGAACGAATGCTTCTCTCAACTGGACTTTTCCGGCGCGAATCGATTTGATTTCTGTTCCTTGCAAGACGATACCCGCTTCATGGGTATCTTCAATTGCATAATCGAAATTCGCCCTTCTATTTCTGGCTAGAATATTGCCTTTCCCTTTAGCCATCGATTCTTCCCCCTTTATGTGCCGGGGACAGCAATCGTCACTCCGGCATCA
This genomic window from Sporosarcina sp. Marseille-Q4063 contains:
- a CDS encoding helix-turn-helix domain-containing protein; protein product: MTNYLAQYAYFTNEFDLDKALSCHKEDHWRAMNHSDRDVLNVIYHYSVEFGVAHLKHDTIAAAIGKSNVTVRRAIRKLVKLGIIDRVHYIRPLMNGLGGNIYAIRPS
- the smpB gene encoding SsrA-binding protein SmpB, producing the protein MAKGKGNILARNRRANFDYAIEDTHEAGIVLQGTEIKSIRAGKVQLREAFVQIRNNEAWIVNMHISPYDQGNRFNHDPVRTRKLLLHRRQINQLIGKTGQQGYTIVPIQIHLKNGFAKVLVGVGKGKKHYDRREDLKQKEAKRDVARALKESQQY